In Silene latifolia isolate original U9 population chromosome X, ASM4854445v1, whole genome shotgun sequence, the following proteins share a genomic window:
- the LOC141617220 gene encoding uncharacterized protein LOC141617220, with protein MVLLRAYSSFSAAYGLKMNSRKSCAYFNGVRSRLKEEILNVSGFQEDTLPFKYLGVPVTAGRLKKKDCAVRIDKIVERIRSLGAKHLSYAGRLQNYSPPPDISWYWRKICQVRDHLAVGFVDNVWSISEDGYSVQSCYNWVRDKQADVIWSKAIWSQLVVPKHSFIAWLIAHNALMLKNRLFQYGVATDSLCCICHSQTEDLSHLFHECSFSKQVLQELGKWLCSDFTHAHTFVKIAS; from the exons ATGGTATTGCTGAGAGCCTATTCTTCCTTCTCTGCTGCTTATGGACTTAAAATGAATTCACGGAAATCTTGTGCCTATTTTAATGGTGTAAGGAGTAGACTTAAGGAAGAAATTTTGAATGTGTCTGGTTTCCAGGAAGACACATTACCATTCAAATATTTGGGAGTTCCAGTTACTGCAGGTAGGTTGAAAAAGAAGGATTGTGCAGTTCGAATTGATAAGATTGTTGAGAGGATCAGAAGTTTGGGAGCTAAACACCTCTCCTATGCTGGTAGACTG CAAAATTATAGTCCCCCTCCTGATATCAGCTGGTACTGGAGGAAAATCTGTCAGGTTCGTGATCATTTGGCAGTGGGTTTTGTTGATAATGTCTGGAGTATTAGTGAGGATGGCTACTCAGTTCAAAGTTGCTACAATTGGGTTCGAGACAAGCAAGCTGATGTCATTTGGAGTAAGGCTATATGGAGTCAACTGGTTGTCCCTAAGCATTCCTTTATAGCCTGGCTCATTGCTCATAATGCCTTAATGCTGAAGAATCGATTGTTTCAGTATGGAGTTGCTACTGATAGTTTGTGCTGCATCTGTCATTCACAGACAGAAGATTTAAGTCATCTGTTCCATGAATGTTCTTTCAGTAAGCAGGTCCTGCAAGAGCTTGGGAAGTGGTTGTGCTCTGATTTTACTCATGCTCATACGTTTGTCAAGATTGCAAGTTGA
- the LOC141617221 gene encoding uncharacterized protein LOC141617221 — MGDRVRWPRPPVEEQAWRKDSKKKCEFHRDIGHNTEDCYTLRREIRRLIEHGDLSHLLPRGGKQQDKNLAILRSDSTDSILPSPLIQSRIPILKTLDISRLTYSAGKRRATETKGDMPETFCRISHSDLPAVAFDEGDVRDEQEHHDALIITLSMANCTVRKVLVDTGSSVNLIMLKTIENMGFIKKDLQKKTIPLVGFSGETVGSLGEIVIPTYVGGVNKQVRYLVIDGPSI, encoded by the exons ATGGGAGACCGGGTAAGATGGCCCAGACCACCAGTAGAAGAGCAAGCATGGCGAAAAGACAGCAAGAAGAAGTGCGAGTTCCATCGTGACATCGGGCATAACACAGAAGACTGCTATACATTGCGTAGGGAGATCAGACGTCTGATTGAACATGGAGatctgagccacctattaccacgtgggggcaagcagcaggataag aatcttgcgattctacgatctGATTCTACCGATTCAATCCTACCCTCCCCAttgatccaaagtagaatcccgatcctgaaaACATTGGACATAAGTAGGTTAACATATTCGGCAGGCAAAAGGCGTGCTACTGAGACCAAAGGAGATATGCCAGAGACTTTTTGCAGAATTTCTCATAGTGATCTACCTGCGGTTGCTTTTGACGAAGGAGATGTGCGTGACGAGCAGGAACACCACGACGCACTCATCATAACCCTATCAATGGCCAACTGCACAGTCAGAAAGGTCCTGGTAGACACCGGTAGCTCGGTCAACCTGATCATgttgaaaaccatagaaaacatgggattcatcAAGAAAGATTTGcaaaagaagactattccgctggTAGGGTTCAGTGGGGAGACAGTCGGCTCGTTGGGTGAGATAGTAATCCCAACCtacgtgggaggagtcaacaagcaggtTAGGTACTTAGTCATAGATGGACCCTCTATCTAA
- the LOC141617219 gene encoding uncharacterized protein LOC141617219: protein MRVIEVATNTKFCVSMVYAVNDLKGRHELWDQLTTFATHVTEPWLVCGDFNCVLSYAERLRSSTSDQEIDEFQNFYSRLDRALINEEWSKGMPDIYSHFLPEETFDHTPCILKSSGQCGTQSKPFKYFNMWGKAASYLPLLSRWWDQHIQGTKMYKVVQKLKSLKHQFRRYNKDYFSDIENNTGIALKNLENIQSQIAANPGKIFRMKKEQAATAEYRELHGACTQFLSQKAKAAWIKDGDYYYKDLLGIEVVTEHVNAHIIRTGKTCTDAH, encoded by the exons ATGAGAGTCATAGAAGTAGCAACTAATACAAAATTCTGTGTTTCTATGGTATATGCTGTTAATGATCTCAAGGGTAGGCATGAGCTATGGGATCAACTAACTACTTTTGCCACACATGTAACTGAACCATGGTTGGTGTGTGGGGATTTTAATTGTGTTCTGTCCTATGCTGAGAGGTTAAGGAGCAGTACTAGTGATCAAGAGATTGATGAGTTTCAAAATT TTTATAGCAGATTAGATAGAGCCCTTATTAATGAAGAATGGAGTAAGGGTATGCCTGATATATATTCTCATTTCTTGCCAGAGGAGACTTTTGACCACACTCCTTGTATTCTGAAAAGCTCTGGTCAGTGTGGCACACAAAGTAAGCCATTcaaatatttcaatatgtgggggAAGGCAGCTTCCTATCTCCCTTTGCTATCTAGATGGTGGGACCAACATATTCAGGGTACCAAAATGTATAAAGTTGTGCAGAAACTTAAGTCTTTAAAGCATCAGTTCAGGAGATATAATAAGGATTATTTTTCTGATATTGAGAACAATACTGGGATAGCTCTgaaaaatttggagaatattcaATCTCAAATTGCTGCCAACCCTGGTAAGATCTTCAGGATGAAGAAAGAACAGGCTGCCACTGCTGAATACAGGGAACTTCATGGGGCTTGTACACAATTTTTGAGCCAGAAAGCTAAGGCAGCTTGGATTAAGGATGGGGACT ATTACTATAAAGATTTGCTGGGGATTGAGGTAGTTACTGAACATGTGAATGCTCACATTATCAGGACAGGAAAGACTTGCACTGATGCACATTGA